In Komagataeibacter sucrofermentans DSM 15973, the genomic window AACTGCTCGAGCGCGCCGAGCGCGCGCAGCACTGTTTCCTGCACCAGATCATCCGCCGCCGCGGGCTGGCCGGTCAGGAAGCGGGCAAAACCACGCAATTGTGGCAGGAGAGACAGGATCTCCCCACGCAAGTGCGTGACCCGTGACGGATCGGATGGTATTCTGGATTCCAGTTTGTTTACTCTTCAACTCTTGCAGCACAGTCTAACGCTGTCATGATCCGGAGTGTAACAGTTTATCTGGAGAGATGAATGCCTCATGCCGCTATCACGGCGTCAAGACCTGCTTCGCGCCCTGCCCTATGCCCGGCGTTACGCCCGTGCATTATGTGGCAGCCAGTCAAGCGGCGACCTTCTGGTGGCCGAAAGCCTGCGCGAACTCATGGCGGTGGATGACCCCACCCTGCCACCGAGGCTACGCCTTTACCAATGGATCTCGCGCCACCATGCCCAGCACGGCGCGCAGGATGCAAAGGCGGGCGGCATGCCGCCGCTGGCACGCAAGCTGCTCCTGCTCACCTCGCTCGAGGAACTCAGCGTGAATGACGCCGCCCGCGTGCTGGCCATTGCCCAGCCGCAGGCCGCCGCCATGCTGGAGGATGCCCATGCCCGCCTGCGGTCATGCGCCCAGACCAGCGTGCTGATCATCGAGGATGAACCGATCATCGCGATGGATATCGAGGAACTGGTGCGCCAGTGCGGCCACACCATTGCCGGCGTTGCCAGCAGCGAGGAAGAGGCCGTGCGCCTTGCGCGCGAGACCCGGCCCGGCCTGATCCTGGCCGACATCAACCTTGGTGATGGCGGCGACGGGATGAAGGCCGTCTCGGCCATATTGCAGCACCAGGATATTCCGATCATCTTCGTCACCGCCTACCCCGAGCGACTGCTCACGGGTGATACGATCGAGCCTGCCTTTGTCATCACCAAGCCGTTCGAACCACTGACGCTGGCGGTCTCCACCTATCAGGCCGTATCGGGCGGCGTGCCGCTGAACTGACAAAGCCGCATGCCTGTCCCGGTGCAACCGGCATCCCCCTGTCCGGTTAGATGTGTATGCTGCCCCTGTCGTGCTGCCGGACAAAGCTGGGCCGCCATGCGACAGCTGAGTGAAGAGAGGGCAGAATGAAACGGCTGGTCATCGTCTCCAATCGCGTTCCCGTTCCCAAGGAGGGGCTGCGGCCAGGCGGCCTTGCGGTGGTACTCAAGGACCTGCTGGCCCGCCAGGGCGGCATGTGGTTCGGCTGGAACGGCACCTGCCACCCCGATGCCGCCCACCTGCCACCTGAACACCAGCAGGCGGAAGGGGTGGAATACGCCACCATCGGCCTCACGCCAGCCGAGCACCGCAATTATTACACCGGCTTTTCCAACGCCACGCTGTGGCCGCTCATGCACTCGCTGCCCGAGCACATCCACTTCGAGCGCCGTGAGCTTGAAACCTACTGGTCGGTCAACCAGCGCTTCTGCGAGAACCTGCTGCCCCTGCTGCGGCCTGATGACATCATCTGGATTCACGACTACCACCTGCTGCCGCTGCCCGCCCTGCTGCGCCGCAACGGGGTGCGCCAGCCCATCGGCTTCTTCCTGCACACCCCCTTCCCCGCGCCCGACATGCTGGCCACGGCGCCTGATGGCGGCACGTTCCTGCGCGACCTGCTCAAGGCGGACCTGCTGGGCTTCCAGACTGCGGATGACACCGCCAACTTCATTTTCGCCGCAACCCGCACCGCCGGCGCGATCCATACAGTCGAGGACACGCTGGTGTTCGAGGGGCATACGGTGCGGGTGGGCACCTTTCCCGTCGAGATCGACCCGCAGGCCTTTGCCCGCGTGGCCGCCACGGCCGCCGATTCGCAGGATCTCAGGCGCCTTTCAGGCTCGCTGGCGGGGCGCAAGCTGATCTTTGGCGTGGACCGCATGGACCCCACCAAGGGGCTGGACCACCGGCTGGCAGGCTACGAGCGCATGCTCGAGACCTACCCCAAGCGCGAGCGGCAGGTCACCTTTTTGCAGATCGCGGCCGAAAGCCGCACCGAGGTGGCCTCCTACAAGGCGCTGCGCAAGAAGCTCGAGCACCAGATCGGCAAGCTCAACGCCCATCGCGGCCAGGCGGACTGGACGCCGCTGCGCTTCCTCACCCGTGGCAGCCCGCGCCCCACGGTGGCGGGCTACATGCGGCTGGCCGATATCGGCTACATCACCCCGCTGCGCGATGGCATGAACCTCGTGGCCAAGGAATTCATCGCAGCCCAGGACCCCGAAAACCCCGGCGTGCTCATCCTGTCGCGGCTGGCGGGGGCGGCCAACCAGCTTGATGCCGCCCTGCTGGTCAACCCGCTCGACCATGATGGCATGGCCGATGCGCTCGAGCGCGCGCTGGCCATGCCTGCACCCGAAAAGCGTGAACGCTGGCAGGCCTGCTGGAACGCCATCGCCAACCGCACCGCGCTGGGCTGGGGGCTTTCCTTCCTCAAGCTGCTGGAAAGCACGGCGCGCAAATAGGGGTTGCCCACACGGACCTTGCGCCAGGCCCGCCAGAGGCGACATAAGCGGGTATGGCTCCTCCTCCCCTTCTCCTCCTCCAGGATATTACCCTGACCCTTGGCGGCGCGCCGCTGCTTGATGGCGCGGGGTTTGGCATCGGCCCCGGCGAGCGGCTCTGCCTTGTCGGGCGCAATGGCTGCGGCAAGTCCACCCTGCTGCGCATTGCGGCGGGCGAGATCCAGGCCGATGACGGCACGGTGTTCCTCCAGCCCGGCACCACGGTGCGCTACCTGCCGCAGGAACCCGACCTGTCGGGCTTTGCCACCACGCTGGATTACGTGCGTGCGGGCATGGGGCCGAACGACCCGGAATACCGCGCCGAACTGCTGCTGAACGAACTCGGCCTGAATGGCACGGAAGACCCGGCCACGCTCTCGGGCGGGGAAGCGCGCCGCTGCGCACTCGCCCGCGCGCTGGCCCCCGAGCCGGACCTGCTCCTGCTCGATGAGCCGACCAACCACCTCGACATGCCCACCATTGAATGGCTGGAGCGTGAACTGCTTTCACTCTCATCGGCCATGGTCATCATCAGCCATGACCGCCGCCTGCTCGAGACACTATCGCGCTCGGTGGTGTGGCTCGACCGTGGCGTGACCCGCAGGCTCGACCAGGGCTTTGCCCGCTTCGAGACCTGGCGCGAGGAGGTGCTTGAGCAGGAAGAGCGCGACAGCCACAAGCTCGACCGCCAGATCGCGCGGGAGGAAGACTGGATGCGCTACGGCGTGACCGCACGCCGCAAGCGCAACGTGCGCCGCGTGGCCGAACTGGCCGAACTGCGCAACCAGCGCCGCACCGCCATCCGCCCGCAGGGCGGGCTGAAGATGGAAGCCCGCGAGAGCGACCTGTCGGGCAAGCTCGTCGCCGTGGCCGAGGATGTCTGCCGCGCCTATGACCCCGCCCACCCCGTGGTCAGCCACCTCGACCTGCGCGTGCTGCGCCGCGACCGGCTGGGCATCGTGGGGGCAAACGGCGCGGGCAAGAGTACGCTGCTGCGCCTGCTCACCGGGCAGGACCAGCCGGATTCGGGCACGATCAGCATCGGCAGCGCGCTGTCGGTCGTGACACTGGACCAGCAGCGCCGCACGCTCGACCCCAGGGCCACTTTGGCCGATACGCTGACCGGCGGCGGTGGCGACATGGTGCAGGTGGGCGACGAGAAGCGCCATGTCATTGGCTACATGAAGGACTTCCTGTTCCGCCCCGAGCAGGCGCGCACCCCGGTGGGCGTGCTGTCAGGCGGTGAGCGCGGGCGGCTGATGCTGGCCTGCGCGCTGGCACGCCCTTCGAACCTGCTGGTGCTTGACGAACCGACCAACGACCTTGACCTTGAAACGCTCGACCTGCTGCAGGAGATGCTGGCCGCCTATTCCGGCACGGTGCTGCTCGTAAGCCACGACCGTGACTTCCTCGACCGGGTCGCCTCCTCCATCCTGATGGCCGAAGGGGGTGGCAAATGGGTGGAATATGCCGGTGGCTACAGCGACATGCTGGCCCAGCGACAGGATGCCACCCTCGCCGCCCGCCCCCGCGCCGAGCGCAGTGAGGCCGCTCCCGCCCAGCCCGATGTCAAGCCCACCGCCTCGCCCCGCCAGCCCGCGCGCAAGATGACCTACAAGGACAAGCATGCGCTTGAGCAGCTGCCGAAGCAGATGGCGGCACTCGAGGCGGAAATCGGGCGCCTGCGCGCAATCCTGAGCGATGGCGGGCTTTATGCCCGCGACCCGGCAGCCTTCACCACCGCCACCGCGGCACTGGAAAAAGCGCAGACCGACCTGACGGCCGCCGAGGAACGCTGGCTGGAACTCGAAATGCTGCGCGAGACGCTTCAGTCCCCCTGAACGGGGGGAATGATCAGCCCCGAGGCCTCCATCCGCACCCGTGTTGCGGCAATGCCCTGTGTTACCGCAAGGGCTGCCGCCAGCGCCCGGCGGCCTGCCGCACCATCCACCAGCACTTTCGCGCCATCAAGGCAGGATGCGGCAAAGGCCGCGTGTTCGGCGGCCAGCGTGTCATGGTCGCGCCACGTGACCGATTCGCGGCGGAAGCCGCCTGTGCCCGGCAGCGGCAGGCCACGCTCGCGCCCGATCATGGTCAGTTCGCGCTTCATGAAATCGGCGGAGAGATAGCCTTCCTGCGAGAACACGCGCATGCGCCGCTCGGTCTTGAGCGAGATGCGGCTGGCAGCAATCGTGGCGACACAGCCATTTTCAAAACGCACGCGGGCATTGGCAATATCCTCGAACGGTGAACTCACCGCCGCCCCCAGCGCATCCACGCTTTCGATCGGGCTGTCCACGATGGCCAGCACCAGGTCGAGGTCATGGATCATGAGGTCAAGAATGACCGATACATCCGTGCCGCGCGGCTTGTAGGGCGCGATGCGGGTCGCCTCGATATAGAGCGGGCGGGTGATGCGCTCGGTAATGGCCCGGTGCTCGGCGGAATAGCGCAGCAGATGGCCAACCTGAAGCACCACGTCGTGCTTCCGCGCCAGATGCATCAGCTCATCGGCCTGCTCCAGCGTCGCGGCCATGGGTTTTTCCACCAGCACATGCTTCCCTGCCATGAGTGCTGTTCGGGCAAGGTCGAAATGATATTCGGCAGGGGCGGCCACGATGATCGCGTCGGAACAGGCCAACAGGTCGGGGTAGGACAGCACCGGCACGCCACCGGCCTCATCAGCTACCTTGCGCGCCCGCGCGGCATCGGGATCATGGATGCCCACGAGTTCCTCCCGCGCGCCAGACAGCACCTTGAGCGCGTGAAAGCGGCCAAAATGCCCTGCCCCCACAATGCCGATGCGTAACCGCCGTGCTGCCTGCGCCATATCCTGCCTTCCCTGCGTATTGTTCTTTCAGGACCGTTTCAGAAGCGGGCCCATGCGACCACGCTTTTGAAACAGCCCCCCTGCCGGATTAGCAGCCAGCACGCCGGTAGCCCAGCCCCTGCCCTGCCCGCTTCTCCCCGCCAATGCGGCAAAACGGCAACGCCGGGCAGGCGCTCCGCGCATCAGCGGTTGCATCATCGGGCGTGGGGCGGCATGTTCCCGCACTGATTTTACGTGCACACGACACATTGACCATGCCGGGCAAGTGAACCGGCTCAGCCGGGCGCAGGGAGCTTTCCATCAAGTCATGATGTATTACAGTCGGCTCAGAATGGCTTCGGTCATTGGCGTATGTCTGATCGGGCTGGCGCTGTGCCTGCCCAATTTCATCCGCCAGCCCAGTCCCTCCCTGCCCTGGCGCCAGATCCATCTGGGCCTTGACCTGCGTGGTGGCTCATACCTGCTTCTGCAGGTGGACATGGCCAGCGTTACCGCCGACAGGCTGCGCGGCCTGCAGGATGAAACGCGCCAGACCCTGCTCAAGGCCGGGCTGGGCTACCGCAATCTCGCCACCGGCGCCCATGCCGTAACCTTCACGCCCCGCACGCCCGACGAGACGCAGCCCGACCTCAAGGTGCTGCGCGCCATGCCGATGAACGCGCCGGGCGAGTTCAAGGTGGAACAGGGCGAAGGCGGCCAGATCGCCATCACGCTCGCGGCCGATGCGGCCCGCCAGCGCGCCTATGATGCCGTGACCCAGTCCATCGAGATCGTGCGCCGCCGCATTGACGCCACCGGCGCCATCGACCCCGAGATCACCCGCCAGGGCGAAGACCGGATCATTGTGGAGCTGCCCGGCATCAGCGACCCCGAGCGGGTGAAAAACCTGCTTGGCACCACGGCGAAGATGACCTTCCATCTTGTGGCCGATTCCGCCATTGGCTCAGCCGTGCCGCCCGCAGGCGTGGAAATGCTGCCCATGAGCGAGGGACAGGGCACGCTGCCGGTCTTTTCACACGTGGACGTGGATGGCGCTGACCTGACCAACGCCAGCGCCTCGATCGACCAGCAGAGCGGCGAATGGGCGGTGAACTTCACATTCGATTCGACCGGCGCGCAGGAATTTGGCGATGTCACCCGCGCCAATATTGGCAAGCGCTTCGCCATCGTGCTCGATAACAAGGTGATCGAGGCCCCGGTCATCCGCAGCGCCATTACCGGCGGCAACGGGCAGATTACCGGCGGCTTTTCCGCCCAGCAGGCCACCGACATCGCCCTGCTGCTGCGCGCGGGCGCCCTGCCCGCCCCGCTCAACGTGATCGAGCAGCGCTCCATCGGCCCGTCGCTCGGCGCTGATTCGATCCGCGCTGGCGGCTACAGCCTTGCGGCTGGTTTCGTGCTCGTGATCGCGTTCATGGCGCTGTTCTATGGCCGGTTTGGCTGGTACGCCAACATCGCCCTGCTGGCCAACCTGGTGCTGATGAGCGCCATCCTCTCGCTGTTCGAGGCCACGCTGACCCTGCCGGGCATGGCGGGCATGCTGCTGACCCTGGGCATGGCGGTGGATGCCAACATCCTCATCAACGAGCGCATCCGCGAGGAAGTGGCCCGTGGCCGCAGCGCCCTGCAGGCCATGCAGGC contains:
- a CDS encoding response regulator — protein: MPLSRRQDLLRALPYARRYARALCGSQSSGDLLVAESLRELMAVDDPTLPPRLRLYQWISRHHAQHGAQDAKAGGMPPLARKLLLLTSLEELSVNDAARVLAIAQPQAAAMLEDAHARLRSCAQTSVLIIEDEPIIAMDIEELVRQCGHTIAGVASSEEEAVRLARETRPGLILADINLGDGGDGMKAVSAILQHQDIPIIFVTAYPERLLTGDTIEPAFVITKPFEPLTLAVSTYQAVSGGVPLN
- a CDS encoding ABC-F family ATP-binding cassette domain-containing protein, with product MAPPPLLLLQDITLTLGGAPLLDGAGFGIGPGERLCLVGRNGCGKSTLLRIAAGEIQADDGTVFLQPGTTVRYLPQEPDLSGFATTLDYVRAGMGPNDPEYRAELLLNELGLNGTEDPATLSGGEARRCALARALAPEPDLLLLDEPTNHLDMPTIEWLERELLSLSSAMVIISHDRRLLETLSRSVVWLDRGVTRRLDQGFARFETWREEVLEQEERDSHKLDRQIAREEDWMRYGVTARRKRNVRRVAELAELRNQRRTAIRPQGGLKMEARESDLSGKLVAVAEDVCRAYDPAHPVVSHLDLRVLRRDRLGIVGANGAGKSTLLRLLTGQDQPDSGTISIGSALSVVTLDQQRRTLDPRATLADTLTGGGGDMVQVGDEKRHVIGYMKDFLFRPEQARTPVGVLSGGERGRLMLACALARPSNLLVLDEPTNDLDLETLDLLQEMLAAYSGTVLLVSHDRDFLDRVASSILMAEGGGKWVEYAGGYSDMLAQRQDATLAARPRAERSEAAPAQPDVKPTASPRQPARKMTYKDKHALEQLPKQMAALEAEIGRLRAILSDGGLYARDPAAFTTATAALEKAQTDLTAAEERWLELEMLRETLQSP
- the secD gene encoding protein translocase subunit SecD, which encodes MMYYSRLRMASVIGVCLIGLALCLPNFIRQPSPSLPWRQIHLGLDLRGGSYLLLQVDMASVTADRLRGLQDETRQTLLKAGLGYRNLATGAHAVTFTPRTPDETQPDLKVLRAMPMNAPGEFKVEQGEGGQIAITLAADAARQRAYDAVTQSIEIVRRRIDATGAIDPEITRQGEDRIIVELPGISDPERVKNLLGTTAKMTFHLVADSAIGSAVPPAGVEMLPMSEGQGTLPVFSHVDVDGADLTNASASIDQQSGEWAVNFTFDSTGAQEFGDVTRANIGKRFAIVLDNKVIEAPVIRSAITGGNGQITGGFSAQQATDIALLLRAGALPAPLNVIEQRSIGPSLGADSIRAGGYSLAAGFVLVIAFMALFYGRFGWYANIALLANLVLMSAILSLFEATLTLPGMAGMLLTLGMAVDANILINERIREEVARGRSALQAMQAGFERATATIVDSNATALLAHVMLFVFGTGPVRGFALTITIGIVTTLFTTLLLSRMLMVRWYARTRPSTLPV
- a CDS encoding trehalose-6-phosphate synthase, translating into MKRLVIVSNRVPVPKEGLRPGGLAVVLKDLLARQGGMWFGWNGTCHPDAAHLPPEHQQAEGVEYATIGLTPAEHRNYYTGFSNATLWPLMHSLPEHIHFERRELETYWSVNQRFCENLLPLLRPDDIIWIHDYHLLPLPALLRRNGVRQPIGFFLHTPFPAPDMLATAPDGGTFLRDLLKADLLGFQTADDTANFIFAATRTAGAIHTVEDTLVFEGHTVRVGTFPVEIDPQAFARVAATAADSQDLRRLSGSLAGRKLIFGVDRMDPTKGLDHRLAGYERMLETYPKRERQVTFLQIAAESRTEVASYKALRKKLEHQIGKLNAHRGQADWTPLRFLTRGSPRPTVAGYMRLADIGYITPLRDGMNLVAKEFIAAQDPENPGVLILSRLAGAANQLDAALLVNPLDHDGMADALERALAMPAPEKRERWQACWNAIANRTALGWGLSFLKLLESTARK
- a CDS encoding Gfo/Idh/MocA family protein, which produces MAQAARRLRIGIVGAGHFGRFHALKVLSGAREELVGIHDPDAARARKVADEAGGVPVLSYPDLLACSDAIIVAAPAEYHFDLARTALMAGKHVLVEKPMAATLEQADELMHLARKHDVVLQVGHLLRYSAEHRAITERITRPLYIEATRIAPYKPRGTDVSVILDLMIHDLDLVLAIVDSPIESVDALGAAVSSPFEDIANARVRFENGCVATIAASRISLKTERRMRVFSQEGYLSADFMKRELTMIGRERGLPLPGTGGFRRESVTWRDHDTLAAEHAAFAASCLDGAKVLVDGAAGRRALAAALAVTQGIAATRVRMEASGLIIPPVQGD